From Methanobacterium congolense, one genomic window encodes:
- a CDS encoding Lrp/AsnC family transcriptional regulator, with protein MKSIDEKEKTTDIDEIDKKILDLFNEDGRMSYRKIAKRLDISIGTVHNRIEKLTNTGIIKKFAPVIDHSKLGYNLTTIIGVRVKGGMLKNWEDKTAFHKNVLCMYDVTGEFDAILVTRFKDTTELDEFIKALLKEPDVQRTYTQTVLNIVKEDISSSKMI; from the coding sequence ATGAAAAGTATTGATGAAAAAGAGAAGACAACAGACATAGACGAAATCGATAAAAAAATCCTTGATTTGTTCAATGAAGATGGCAGAATGTCCTACCGAAAAATAGCCAAACGTTTGGATATCTCCATAGGTACCGTGCACAACAGGATAGAAAAACTCACAAACACGGGTATTATCAAAAAATTCGCACCTGTCATCGACCACAGCAAACTGGGCTACAACCTCACAACCATAATAGGAGTTCGTGTTAAAGGTGGTATGCTAAAAAACTGGGAAGACAAAACAGCCTTCCATAAGAACGTGCTCTGCATGTACGATGTAACTGGAGAGTTTGACGCCATCCTGGTAACACGCTTTAAAGATACAACAGAACTGGATGAATTTATAAAAGCTCTCCTTAAAGAACCAGATGTCCAGAGAACATACACACAAACAGTTCTGAACATAGTCAAAGAAGACATCAGTTCGAGTAAAATGATCTAG
- a CDS encoding CPBP family intramembrane glutamic endopeptidase, whose product MHNLFLDNGSNGKNNWWRYLLTIIISWGGGILATGVLVAVLMVAFIYMVPNTFYQFDLNSLVSNGLFLLIIVFIAYAISFLLFYLCVRFMHKKKFTSLINTTGKFDWMKLLKGAGIWTALMAALTFIPLLTTAQDYQITFNPKTFGLLLILSVIAFPLQASFEEIFFRGYLMQAVGLLSKKPVIPLLATSILFALVHFFNGTDLQMSVMMVAGTLVIGLMLGIIVLGENRLETAMGIHIANNMFVALIYNSTDSGLGNLPSIITVQQSDAVTGTIGIFIAAVAVLIILFWNKKSELRRVFQWND is encoded by the coding sequence ATGCACAACCTGTTTCTGGACAATGGATCCAATGGTAAAAACAACTGGTGGAGATACCTTTTAACTATAATCATATCTTGGGGTGGGGGGATACTGGCCACCGGGGTATTGGTAGCAGTTTTAATGGTAGCGTTCATTTACATGGTCCCAAATACTTTTTATCAATTTGATCTGAATTCCCTTGTATCAAATGGGTTGTTCCTCCTTATCATAGTGTTCATTGCCTATGCGATCTCATTTTTACTCTTCTACCTGTGTGTAAGGTTCATGCACAAGAAAAAATTCACATCCCTCATAAACACCACAGGAAAATTTGATTGGATGAAACTTTTGAAGGGTGCAGGTATCTGGACGGCTTTAATGGCAGCACTGACTTTTATCCCACTTTTAACAACTGCTCAGGACTACCAGATAACCTTCAACCCAAAAACCTTTGGATTACTCCTCATTCTGAGTGTCATTGCATTTCCGTTACAGGCTTCCTTTGAGGAAATATTCTTCAGAGGGTACCTAATGCAGGCTGTTGGGCTTCTCTCCAAAAAACCGGTTATTCCGTTGCTTGCAACATCTATTTTATTTGCTTTGGTGCATTTTTTTAATGGAACAGACCTTCAAATGAGTGTTATGATGGTTGCAGGTACCTTGGTAATTGGTTTAATGTTGGGAATTATAGTCCTGGGTGAAAACAGACTAGAAACAGCTATGGGGATTCACATAGCAAACAACATGTTTGTGGCTCTTATTTACAACTCGACTGATTCAGGGCTGGGAAACCTGCCCTCAATAATTACAGTGCAACAATCAGATGCTGTTACAGGAACCATAGGCATTTTCATAGCTGCAGTGGCAGTGTTAATCATCCTATTTTGGAATAAAAAATCTGAACTTCGTAGGGTGTTCCAGTGGAATGACTGA
- a CDS encoding glutamate synthase-related protein translates to MKQILLTKPTDCDGCNDCIDACTKATGENTLFLHEMTNGYHAVVCQQCLNPSCIKGCFRDAIYRENGIVKIDQDRCIGCRLCMLMCPIGSINCTENEMIKCEQQCTVNGGQPACVESCKAGCLEVVDIKDFATGLQRGFEMEGRISGNSTKELSPSGDLASNTEGLCVFCGNCEIVCPTDAIKIIDDHAEIDKTRCIMCGSCTAACPVLLPTKGGSIWDPRTIADIRYTSKAGKYVLRGFGTEKRLPSFDDIVILPAQASIAPVDKYRESCNTKVVLGTRNAENPLVMETPVLIAGMSFGALSKECKLALAKGSTLVGSCSNTGEGGMLPEERDFADNLVVQYSSGRFGVSADYLRSADAIEVKIGQGAKPGMGGHLLAEKVSPEVAKIRGIPLGTDALSPARFLDSTRDGDLAKHIELLREVTDWKVPIIVKLGPGRVDEDVKIVAEAGADIISVDGMEGGTGAAPEVVIEHTGVPTLPALVQAVRGLEEIGMKDDVDLIITGGIRSGADVAKAMALGANAVYIGTGAMIAMGCRACRMCYTGKCPVGVATQDPNLRKRLDVDIAAMRVANYIKSITEETKMLAQLAGHSDIREFSTEDLRALNSSSVDITGLRLVGT, encoded by the coding sequence ATGAAACAGATACTATTAACAAAACCAACAGATTGTGATGGATGTAACGATTGTATTGATGCATGCACCAAGGCAACCGGTGAAAACACTTTATTCCTACATGAAATGACAAATGGGTACCATGCAGTAGTTTGCCAGCAGTGTTTGAATCCTTCATGTATCAAGGGATGCTTTAGGGATGCTATATACCGAGAAAATGGAATCGTAAAGATAGATCAGGACAGATGCATTGGCTGCAGACTCTGCATGCTTATGTGTCCAATAGGCAGTATAAACTGCACAGAGAACGAAATGATTAAATGTGAACAGCAGTGCACAGTGAACGGTGGACAACCAGCATGTGTTGAATCATGTAAAGCAGGATGTCTTGAAGTTGTGGATATAAAGGACTTTGCAACAGGCCTTCAGAGAGGCTTTGAGATGGAAGGCAGAATCTCTGGAAATTCAACCAAGGAACTGTCCCCTTCAGGGGATCTTGCATCCAACACAGAGGGACTCTGTGTGTTCTGTGGAAACTGTGAGATAGTCTGCCCAACCGACGCCATAAAGATCATCGACGACCATGCAGAGATCGACAAAACCCGTTGTATAATGTGCGGATCATGTACAGCAGCCTGCCCAGTACTTTTACCAACAAAAGGAGGAAGTATATGGGATCCAAGGACGATAGCAGATATAAGGTACACTTCCAAGGCAGGGAAGTACGTACTCCGTGGATTCGGTACCGAAAAACGGCTTCCAAGTTTCGATGACATAGTCATACTGCCTGCACAGGCCTCAATAGCTCCGGTTGACAAGTACCGGGAATCATGCAATACAAAGGTGGTTTTGGGCACTCGGAACGCTGAAAATCCCCTTGTAATGGAAACACCTGTCCTCATAGCAGGTATGTCATTTGGAGCCCTCAGTAAGGAGTGTAAACTGGCACTTGCAAAGGGATCAACCCTTGTAGGTTCATGCAGTAACACTGGAGAGGGAGGAATGCTTCCAGAGGAGCGAGATTTTGCTGATAATCTGGTTGTACAGTACTCATCCGGTAGATTTGGGGTTTCAGCAGATTACCTCCGCAGTGCAGATGCCATTGAAGTGAAGATAGGTCAGGGTGCAAAACCAGGTATGGGCGGCCATCTCCTGGCTGAAAAGGTCAGCCCCGAGGTTGCAAAGATCCGTGGAATACCCCTTGGAACAGATGCACTGAGCCCTGCAAGATTCCTTGACTCCACCAGGGATGGAGACCTTGCCAAACACATAGAGCTTCTCCGTGAGGTAACGGACTGGAAGGTTCCAATCATAGTCAAACTTGGACCTGGAAGGGTTGATGAAGATGTTAAGATCGTTGCAGAGGCAGGTGCTGATATAATCTCAGTTGATGGAATGGAGGGAGGAACAGGTGCAGCTCCAGAGGTTGTTATTGAGCATACTGGCGTTCCAACACTTCCTGCCCTTGTACAAGCTGTCAGAGGACTTGAAGAGATTGGTATGAAGGATGACGTGGATCTCATAATAACCGGGGGAATAAGAAGTGGTGCTGACGTTGCCAAGGCAATGGCACTGGGGGCCAACGCAGTGTACATAGGAACCGGTGCAATGATAGCGATGGGCTGCCGTGCCTGCAGGATGTGCTACACAGGTAAATGTCCGGTTGGTGTTGCAACACAGGACCCTAACCTCAGAAAACGGCTGGACGTTGATATTGCTGCCATGAGGGTTGCAAATTACATAAAATCAATTACAGAAGAGACCAAGATGCTTGCCCAGCTTGCAGGACATTCCGACATAAGGGAGTTTTCAACCGAAGATCTCAGAGCCTTGAATTCAAGCTCTGTGGACATAACAGGTTTGAGGCTTGTTGGAACATGA
- a CDS encoding GltB/FmdC/FwdC-like GXGXG domain-containing protein, translating into MQSKGTVSAEGLSTHELNLEIKKALKPEEKLFLENHGKLDSIAVGLGEDADIIVNGDAGDFLGALNDGARIEVQGNVGRYVGDNMTSGEIIINGSAEEGVGFGVCKGTIMVYGNAGNAVGQLNKGGTIIVEGNIGDLAGLYMLSGDIIVTGDAGLDTGDWMIGGTIYVAGNFETGTNAEVKPLESDDKEKLLELFKNYDINTDIMDFKKIEPKDLRPFYGKQDDE; encoded by the coding sequence TTGCAATCTAAAGGTACCGTAAGTGCAGAGGGTTTGTCAACTCATGAGTTGAATCTTGAGATAAAAAAGGCTTTAAAACCTGAAGAAAAACTTTTTTTGGAAAATCATGGAAAATTAGATTCTATAGCAGTGGGTTTAGGTGAAGATGCAGACATAATCGTGAATGGTGATGCAGGGGACTTTTTAGGGGCTCTTAACGATGGAGCTCGCATTGAAGTTCAGGGAAACGTTGGCAGGTACGTTGGAGACAACATGACCTCTGGTGAAATTATAATCAATGGATCCGCAGAGGAAGGTGTTGGCTTTGGAGTCTGCAAAGGAACTATAATGGTTTATGGAAATGCAGGGAACGCTGTTGGCCAGCTCAACAAGGGAGGAACCATAATCGTGGAGGGTAACATCGGTGATCTTGCAGGCCTCTACATGCTGAGTGGTGATATCATAGTTACAGGTGATGCTGGACTTGATACCGGTGACTGGATGATAGGCGGCACGATATACGTTGCAGGAAACTTTGAAACCGGTACAAATGCAGAAGTGAAGCCCCTTGAATCTGATGACAAGGAGAAGCTGCTGGAACTGTTCAAAAACTACGATATAAATACGGATATCATGGATTTTAAGAAAATAGAACCCAAAGATCTCAGACCATTTTACGGTAAACAGGACGATGAGTAG
- a CDS encoding TIGR00269 family protein: protein MKTLDPERFTAYIENTARSVIWDYELIEPGELVVVGLSGGKDSILTLHLLSKFMKDFDFKLKAVSIDEGISGYRAYGIEAARKAAHDMDVELVESSFKEEFGFALDDVVDRYKSGCIPCGVFRRYLLNKTAFKMGADKLATGHNLDDEIQSFLMSFARADFRRFTKFGPKLDRIHPKLVPRIKPLWKIPERDVGIWAVMNEVDVHFAECPYSQTSLRAKMKNYLNNLESRRPGTKLSILQSFEKTFKFHKKQIEMGECTRCGEPSSLNICKACEMVEEIKKEESP, encoded by the coding sequence ATGAAAACACTGGATCCGGAACGATTCACTGCGTACATAGAAAACACTGCAAGAAGTGTTATCTGGGACTACGAACTGATCGAACCGGGAGAACTGGTTGTTGTGGGACTTTCAGGTGGGAAGGACAGTATATTAACCCTTCATTTACTTTCTAAATTCATGAAAGATTTTGATTTTAAATTAAAAGCAGTTTCAATTGATGAAGGAATATCAGGGTACCGTGCTTATGGTATTGAAGCAGCTAGAAAAGCTGCACATGACATGGATGTTGAGCTCGTTGAATCCTCGTTCAAGGAAGAATTTGGCTTTGCACTTGACGATGTTGTAGATCGTTACAAGAGTGGCTGCATCCCATGTGGAGTTTTCAGGAGGTACCTCCTAAATAAAACAGCCTTCAAAATGGGGGCTGATAAACTTGCAACTGGTCACAACCTTGACGATGAGATACAATCATTTCTCATGAGCTTTGCAAGGGCAGATTTCAGAAGGTTCACCAAGTTCGGGCCAAAACTCGACAGGATACACCCTAAACTGGTTCCAAGAATAAAACCCCTGTGGAAAATTCCTGAAAGGGATGTTGGAATATGGGCGGTTATGAACGAGGTGGACGTGCACTTTGCAGAATGTCCCTACTCCCAAACTTCCCTCAGGGCCAAGATGAAGAATTATCTGAACAACCTTGAATCCAGAAGGCCTGGAACTAAACTTTCAATACTGCAGTCCTTTGAAAAAACATTCAAATTCCATAAAAAGCAGATAGAAATGGGTGAATGCACACGTTGTGGAGAACCCTCGTCTTTAAACATATGCAAGGCCTGTGAAATGGTTGAAGAGATAAAAAAAGAGGAAAGCCCCTAA
- a CDS encoding DUF4013 domain-containing protein, which translates to MDIGNVMTDSLKYPSSNWKKILILGFMTLFSFLIIPLFIAMGYLLRVLKASLAGLEELPEFDEWVDMIVDGIKVLVVGIVYSLPAIVIMIGSIITMWASISSMTAMQSTGMYPSTALGMFTGIGFVGFLVAMLYLLIITPVLYVAIANMAYYEELGAAFKFSEILGLISQIGWVDTIVWYVVVIVIGFVVAFITTILGIIPIIGSIISLLVVYPYYNIFLYRAVAWLYASAFPEE; encoded by the coding sequence ATGGACATTGGAAACGTTATGACAGACTCGCTTAAGTATCCCTCTTCAAATTGGAAGAAAATTCTTATACTTGGTTTTATGACCCTTTTCAGTTTTTTAATCATTCCATTATTCATAGCAATGGGATATTTATTAAGAGTCTTAAAAGCATCCTTAGCAGGTCTGGAAGAGCTTCCAGAGTTTGATGAATGGGTGGACATGATAGTGGATGGAATTAAAGTTCTCGTGGTGGGGATTGTTTACAGCTTGCCTGCAATAGTGATCATGATAGGTTCAATAATAACCATGTGGGCATCCATAAGCTCCATGACGGCAATGCAAAGTACGGGAATGTATCCATCAACAGCACTTGGAATGTTCACTGGAATCGGATTCGTTGGTTTTTTAGTTGCAATGCTTTACTTACTTATTATAACACCAGTACTCTACGTTGCAATTGCCAACATGGCCTACTACGAGGAACTGGGCGCTGCATTTAAATTCAGTGAAATACTTGGTTTAATATCCCAGATTGGGTGGGTTGACACCATAGTGTGGTACGTTGTTGTGATAGTGATTGGATTTGTTGTAGCATTTATAACAACTATACTAGGTATAATTCCAATTATTGGATCCATCATATCACTTTTAGTCGTGTACCCCTACTACAACATTTTCCTCTACAGAGCCGTAGCATGGCTCTACGCGTCAGCATTCCCTGAGGAGTAA
- a CDS encoding DUF4013 domain-containing protein has product MNISDIVSDSVRYPSSNWKKVVILGILFIISFLIIPVFLVMGYVFRVLKASLAGLDELPEFDEWGEMFIDGIKIFVVEFVYFIIPAIVILLGTWGAVTSMVATQGVGSMAAPTALLGLSGGALVVGIILAIIFGLVAVIAIANMAYYNGELGAAFRFSEILSIISKIGWVNYIIWYIVMMVIGFIGGIIASILNIIPLIGFVLALLVVYPYLYMIFARSLALLFTSIEPVE; this is encoded by the coding sequence ATGAATATTAGTGATATAGTATCTGATTCAGTTAGATACCCATCATCTAACTGGAAAAAAGTTGTTATATTAGGAATTTTATTCATAATAAGTTTTTTAATTATTCCAGTGTTTTTAGTAATGGGATATGTATTTAGAGTTCTAAAAGCATCTTTAGCCGGATTAGACGAACTTCCTGAATTCGATGAATGGGGAGAAATGTTCATAGACGGTATTAAAATCTTTGTGGTCGAATTTGTATACTTCATAATTCCTGCAATCGTGATACTTTTAGGTACATGGGGTGCAGTAACCTCAATGGTAGCAACACAAGGCGTTGGATCAATGGCCGCACCTACAGCATTACTAGGCCTATCCGGAGGAGCCTTAGTAGTTGGAATCATACTTGCAATCATATTCGGTTTAGTAGCAGTAATTGCAATAGCAAATATGGCTTATTACAATGGAGAACTTGGAGCAGCATTCAGATTCAGTGAGATATTAAGCATAATATCCAAAATTGGATGGGTAAATTACATAATTTGGTACATCGTTATGATGGTCATTGGATTCATTGGTGGAATTATTGCTTCCATTTTGAACATAATTCCATTAATAGGATTTGTGTTAGCACTTCTTGTGGTCTATCCATACTTGTACATGATCTTTGCAAGGTCGTTAGCACTGTTATTCACCTCCATAGAACCCGTGGAATAA
- a CDS encoding tRNA (guanine(10)-N(2))-dimethyltransferase — protein MDETRINEETIHEGKVTIKVPHFDKVSAKAPVFYNPVMELNRDISIAAITVFSQDADGISICDSFGGTGIRGIRYSKEIEKVRNVVITDLNPLAVQFAEKNIKNNGTENVNVYREDANLMLRRCKGKFDVVDIDPFGTPSPYIESAAAVLRAGGMICATATDTSALCGTYTEPCIRKYGSMPLKTDYCHENGIRILAGFMARTFAKYKKFIEVKFSHSTEHYMRIYATVGKGAKNTDESLKNLGYIAHCDKCLKRIVFNGLTPQIPEKCPECGSKLRVGGPLWCGTIINRDFTGSMIESLDELDLNKEAEVLKLFETCYSEAQAPIGYYDIHKVCKNLKISSPPLLDVLERIEDEGYFVSRTHFSPVGIKTDADISELKRIVLDVKDSVEGSD, from the coding sequence ATGGATGAAACGCGTATAAATGAAGAAACCATTCATGAAGGAAAAGTCACAATAAAAGTGCCTCATTTTGATAAAGTATCAGCTAAAGCCCCTGTATTTTATAATCCAGTTATGGAACTCAACAGGGATATTTCAATTGCAGCCATAACTGTTTTCAGTCAGGATGCTGATGGTATCAGTATCTGCGACTCCTTTGGAGGTACTGGAATACGGGGCATACGATACTCCAAGGAAATAGAAAAGGTTCGAAATGTTGTTATAACTGATTTAAACCCCCTTGCAGTTCAATTTGCAGAAAAAAATATTAAAAACAATGGAACAGAAAATGTAAATGTTTACAGGGAAGATGCAAATCTAATGCTGCGTAGATGCAAAGGCAAATTTGATGTTGTGGACATAGACCCATTTGGAACACCCTCACCTTACATAGAATCTGCTGCAGCAGTTTTAAGGGCAGGAGGCATGATATGTGCAACTGCAACCGATACTTCAGCACTTTGCGGTACCTACACCGAACCCTGTATCCGTAAATATGGTTCCATGCCCCTGAAAACTGATTACTGTCACGAGAACGGCATAAGGATACTTGCAGGTTTCATGGCAAGGACCTTCGCCAAGTACAAGAAGTTCATTGAGGTCAAGTTCTCCCACAGCACAGAACACTACATGAGGATCTACGCAACAGTTGGTAAAGGTGCTAAGAACACTGATGAATCACTTAAAAACCTTGGTTACATAGCACACTGTGATAAATGTCTTAAAAGAATTGTTTTCAATGGTTTGACCCCTCAAATTCCAGAGAAATGTCCTGAATGTGGAAGTAAGTTGAGGGTTGGAGGTCCACTATGGTGCGGTACCATTATCAACAGGGATTTCACAGGAAGCATGATTGAGTCCCTTGATGAACTGGATTTAAATAAAGAAGCTGAAGTTCTCAAACTCTTTGAAACATGTTACAGTGAAGCTCAAGCGCCTATAGGTTACTATGACATCCACAAGGTCTGTAAGAATCTGAAGATAAGTTCGCCACCACTCTTGGATGTTCTTGAAAGGATTGAAGATGAGGGTTACTTCGTTTCACGAACCCATTTCAGTCCAGTGGGGATAAAAACTGATGCAGATATTTCCGAGCTTAAAAGAATTGTTCTGGATGTTAAGGATTCTGTTGAAGGTTCAGATTAA
- a CDS encoding histone deacetylase family protein, with amino-acid sequence MISIVYSDDYKNHSTGNHPENNTRITSIMDAFYEQIKTRTTPEIPVLKPEPASKKDLFRVHPEEHVEIIRSFCREGGGYLDFDTFASPETYRTAKLAAGGAITASKLVLDGHDCSYSIARPPGHHATKDSAMGFCFFNNMAVAIEHLREVYGVEKFFIFDFDVHYGNGTAEIFYNDPDVLYISIHQDPRTIFPGRGFVEEIGAGEGEGCNLNIPMPPRSGTCDYIYILDRILEPAAAEFGADLHFLDVGFDCHLEDPLSNMGIDDAFFPWIGVKMRDIADSMVLVLEGGYNLEVLRRCNVKLINVLNTEVSTEELSDMKDMKSYLYKEREDVDPKTKTLFKDIQDTFSPFFEF; translated from the coding sequence TTGATTTCCATTGTATACTCAGATGATTACAAGAATCATTCAACAGGAAATCATCCTGAAAACAACACGCGGATAACCTCCATTATGGATGCGTTTTATGAACAGATAAAAACCAGGACTACACCTGAAATTCCAGTTTTAAAACCTGAACCTGCGTCTAAAAAGGATTTATTTAGGGTTCACCCAGAAGAACACGTTGAAATAATTCGTTCCTTCTGCAGGGAAGGTGGAGGTTACCTTGACTTCGATACCTTCGCATCCCCTGAAACCTACAGAACAGCTAAGCTTGCGGCTGGAGGTGCGATAACTGCATCAAAGCTTGTTTTAGACGGACATGACTGTTCTTATTCAATTGCAAGACCCCCCGGACACCATGCAACGAAAGACAGTGCCATGGGTTTCTGTTTCTTCAACAACATGGCTGTGGCAATTGAGCACCTCAGGGAGGTTTATGGTGTAGAGAAGTTTTTCATATTTGACTTCGATGTTCACTACGGTAATGGGACAGCTGAAATATTCTACAACGACCCTGATGTTCTTTACATCTCCATTCATCAGGACCCTAGAACGATTTTTCCGGGAAGGGGTTTTGTGGAAGAAATTGGAGCAGGTGAGGGGGAAGGTTGTAACCTGAACATTCCAATGCCTCCAAGATCAGGGACATGTGATTACATCTACATACTCGATAGAATTCTGGAACCTGCAGCAGCTGAATTTGGTGCTGATCTCCATTTTCTGGATGTTGGATTCGACTGCCACTTGGAGGATCCCCTCTCAAATATGGGTATTGACGATGCATTTTTTCCGTGGATTGGAGTTAAAATGAGGGATATTGCAGACTCCATGGTCCTGGTACTTGAGGGGGGTTACAACCTTGAGGTTCTCAGAAGGTGTAATGTGAAACTAATAAATGTGTTGAATACTGAAGTAAGTACTGAGGAACTTAGTGATATGAAGGATATGAAAAGTTATCTTTACAAGGAAAGGGAAGATGTGGATCCCAAAACAAAGACCTTGTTTAAAGACATTCAAGATACATTTTCACCATTTTTTGAATTTTGA
- a CDS encoding ArsR family transcriptional regulator: MFGLKTLITNLNGHCLFDASRKTQTEGIIILHEGKYRKTDLEDFLKGGDIKIETEDPYEACMKIEDIIRGTKKHGKVFVACNGRGLGPFLNFVANKVGVDGVFTCYKNKIVRLPILKLDLSDTRMRILKILYLNDLTAREIGEEVKISRAMVYKHLKSLMDLGLVKKSNSLEKYSITNAGKLSIS, from the coding sequence GTGTTTGGTTTGAAAACATTGATAACGAATTTAAATGGGCATTGCCTTTTCGATGCTTCAAGAAAAACACAGACAGAAGGAATTATAATTTTACATGAAGGAAAGTACAGGAAAACCGATCTTGAAGATTTTCTCAAGGGTGGAGACATAAAAATAGAAACAGAAGATCCATACGAGGCCTGCATGAAAATTGAAGACATTATCAGGGGCACAAAAAAGCATGGAAAAGTATTTGTGGCATGTAACGGCAGAGGTTTGGGTCCTTTTTTAAATTTCGTGGCCAACAAGGTTGGTGTTGATGGAGTGTTCACCTGTTATAAAAATAAAATCGTAAGGTTGCCAATTCTGAAGCTGGATCTCTCGGATACAAGGATGAGAATACTTAAGATTCTCTATCTTAACGATTTGACAGCCCGCGAAATTGGTGAAGAAGTAAAAATATCCCGTGCGATGGTTTATAAACATTTGAAAAGTCTTATGGATCTGGGTTTGGTTAAAAAATCCAACTCCCTGGAAAAATATTCCATAACCAATGCAGGTAAACTCTCAATTTCATAG
- a CDS encoding DegT/DnrJ/EryC1/StrS family aminotransferase produces MIPIAKPLIGDEEIEEVVKVLKSGFIAQGPKVAEFEEKFAEYIGVKHAVATSSGTTALHTALLALGIKAGDEVITTPFTFAATSNSVLYVGAKPVFVDVNPETYNIDPEKIAEAITDKTKAIMPVHLYGQPADMDPIHEIADENDLKVIEDAAQAHGAVYKGKMVGSMGNAACFSFYPTKNMTTSEGGMVTTDDDATADAARAIRAHGESQRYTHVMLGYNFRMTDVAAAIGLAQLKKLDTFNEKRIENAKYLTSKINEINGIKAPTVPENVKHVFHQYTIRVDKSKRDDLIEFLNAEGIGTGIHYPKPIYQQKIYQDMGFKASCPEAEEAASSVISIPVHPSVEKSDLEKIVSTLEKASKTIL; encoded by the coding sequence GTGATACCAATTGCCAAACCTCTCATCGGTGATGAAGAAATAGAAGAAGTTGTTAAGGTTTTAAAGTCAGGGTTCATTGCCCAGGGCCCTAAGGTTGCAGAATTTGAAGAAAAATTTGCAGAGTACATTGGAGTGAAACATGCAGTTGCAACAAGCTCAGGAACAACAGCCCTCCACACAGCACTCCTTGCTCTAGGTATAAAAGCTGGAGATGAGGTAATAACCACTCCATTCACATTCGCAGCCACCTCAAACTCAGTACTCTACGTTGGTGCAAAACCAGTTTTCGTGGATGTTAACCCTGAAACCTACAACATTGACCCTGAAAAGATAGCAGAAGCCATAACGGATAAAACAAAAGCCATAATGCCTGTACATCTCTACGGTCAGCCTGCAGACATGGATCCAATACATGAAATAGCAGATGAGAATGATCTAAAAGTCATAGAAGACGCTGCACAGGCCCATGGAGCAGTTTACAAGGGTAAAATGGTTGGATCAATGGGAAATGCAGCTTGCTTCAGCTTCTACCCAACCAAGAACATGACAACAAGCGAGGGCGGAATGGTAACAACTGATGATGACGCTACTGCAGATGCTGCACGTGCAATCAGGGCCCATGGTGAAAGCCAGCGTTACACCCACGTTATGCTTGGTTACAACTTCAGAATGACGGATGTTGCCGCTGCAATAGGTCTTGCTCAGCTTAAAAAGCTTGATACATTCAATGAAAAGAGAATTGAAAATGCAAAGTACCTGACATCAAAAATAAATGAAATAAATGGAATAAAAGCACCCACAGTACCTGAAAATGTGAAGCACGTCTTCCACCAGTACACTATACGCGTTGACAAGTCCAAGAGGGATGATCTCATTGAATTCTTGAATGCAGAGGGAATTGGAACAGGTATACACTACCCAAAACCAATATACCAGCAGAAGATCTACCAGGACATGGGATTCAAAGCATCATGTCCAGAAGCAGAAGAAGCAGCTTCAAGTGTAATATCCATACCAGTACATCCTTCAGTTGAAAAATCAGACCTTGAAAAGATAGTTTCAACCCTTGAAAAGGCTTCAAAAACTATTTTATAG
- a CDS encoding MTH1187 family thiamine-binding protein produces the protein MISAEITIIPIGTSGTSLSRYVAAAVSALEETGINYELSGMGTLLETETPEELFKAIEAAHEAVFREGAQRVTTSVKIDDRRDVERSLKDKVSSVERRLK, from the coding sequence ATGATATCTGCTGAAATTACAATAATTCCCATAGGAACCTCCGGGACCAGTTTAAGCCGTTATGTGGCTGCTGCAGTTTCAGCCCTGGAGGAAACGGGAATTAACTATGAGTTAAGTGGAATGGGAACTTTACTTGAAACTGAAACACCAGAAGAACTTTTTAAAGCAATTGAAGCTGCACATGAAGCTGTGTTCCGTGAAGGTGCCCAGAGGGTTACAACCAGTGTCAAAATAGATGACAGAAGGGACGTTGAACGCAGCCTCAAGGATAAAGTGTCTTCAGTTGAGAGGAGACTTAAATAA